CAAGCTGCAGAAagtgcgcgacgcactgACCGGCATCTcagacgagcgccgtgcctcGATTGCGCTCGTTGTAGCGTCGGCagaggacgcggcgagcatcCAGGCActcgcacgcagcgccaagGTGGTGATCGATACGGTCGGCCCGTACGCCAAGCTGGGCGGCTTCGAGGTCGCGCGggccgtcgtcgaggcgggcgcgggGTACGTCGACCTTGCGGGAGAGTCGATCTACtgtgcgcgcctcgtccaggagctgcacaagcgcgcgcaggcgacgcaTGCAGTGCTTGTGCCGTCGTCCGGCTTCGATGTGCTTCCGTTCGACCTCGCGGCGTACTTTGCGGTGCAAGAGGTGAAAAAGGCGCTAGGGCCGGatgccgacgtcgaccacGTCAGCTGCGGCTTTGACGTGCGTGCCTCCGTGtccggcggcacgctcgcgacgaTGGCAAgcatgcgcacgcaccccgagctgctgcagtaCAAGCACCCCTACCTCTTGAGCCCGGTGCAAGGCACGCTCCAGCCGAAGCTCTTCCGCTCGCGATGGCTGCCGCAGTTTGCCaagagcggcgcgtactCGCTCTTTGCACCGCACAACACGCGCGTCGTCTCCCGCTCGTGGGGCTTGCTGGAAGAGGCGCACCTCCCCAATCGCTACGGGTCTACGTTCCGCTacctcgaggcgatcgcGATGCCGTTCCACGCGCTTGCGATTatcgcgtcgctcgtctTCCCCATCATCGCGTGGCTCCTGGTGCACATTCCCCACATCGACAAGCTcttcgcggcgctcgctccCCCGGGCACCGGTGCGTCGATGGCAACCATGCGCAAAGGATACGCCAACCTGCGCACCATGGCCTATGGCCGCGACGGCAAGACGCAGGCCCTGAGCGTGTTCCGCGTGCAAGGCGACCCCGGCTACCTGAAGACAGCCGCCTTCCTTGCCGAGACCGCGCTgacgcttgcgctcgaaAAAGAGCGCCTCTCGCCCCTGGcacgccaaggcggcgTCCTCACCCCTGCTACAATCGGCGCCGAAgccctcgccgcgcgcctcggccagtACGCCGGCGTAGTGatccgcagcgcgcccgtGCCCCCGGGCACGGACCCTGCGACAGTCTTAGTGGAGGCGTAGCGGGACGTCTGGGATTTATGCCGACGGGCTCCTCATGTCTCCCGCCACCCCGTTCGACGTTGTGCTGTACGGAGCCACGGGCTTCACCGGCAGCCTCACTGCGCAGTACCTTGCGGTGCACCCCCAGGCCCCCAAGGTTGCGTTTGCCGGCCGCAACCTCGAGAAGCTGCGCAATGTGCGCGATAAGCTGACGAATGTGTccaaggagcgcctcgagtcCATAGAGCTGATCgaggcgtcggcgagcgatTATGCGagcctgcagcgccttgctGCCTCGGCCAAGGTCGTGATCAACATGGTCGGCCCCTACggccagctcggcggctttgaggtcgccaaggcggcggccgaggcagGCAAGGGCTACGTCGACCTCACTGGCGAGTCGGACGTGTTTGAGCACATTGCCAAGGACCTGCACGCGGTCGCGAAGCAGACCAAGGCGGTGCTTGTGCCGTCTTCTGGCTTTGACTCGATGCCGTTCGACCTGTCGACCTACTTTGCGGTGCAGGAGGTGAAGAAGATCATGGGCCCTGctgccgacgtcgaccacGTCGTCTGCGGCTACCTTGTCAAGGGCACCATGTcgggcggcacgctcgcgagcgccgtgagcATGCGCGATCACCCCGATGCGCTCAAGTACAACAAGCCCTACCTGTTTAGCCCGGTGCAGGGCTCGCTTGTGCCCAAGGTGGCCTTCTCGCGCTGGCTGCCCCAGTTTAACAAGTACGGCTCCTTTTCCCTGTTCACGCCCCACAACACGCGTGTGGTGAGCCGTACGTGGGgtctgctcgaggaggcaCGCCTGCCGGTGCGCTACGGCTCGACCTTCCGCTACCTTGAGGGCttcgtcgcgccgagcaagTTTGCGGCAATTGCCGCCTCGACCATCTTCCAGATCCTCGCGTGGCTCATCTTCCAGTTTGCGTTTGTCGGCAACTTCCTCAAGAAGCTCGTGCCCCAGGGTACGGGCGGCTCGATGGAGAAGCAACTCCAGGGCTTTGCCAacgtgcgcaccgtcgccTACGGCCGCGACGGCAAGACCCAGGGCCTCTCCGTCTTCCGCGTGAAGGGCGACCCCGGCTACCTAAAGACCGCCGCGTTTATCTCCGAGACCGCTCTTACGCTCGCCCTCGAGAAGGAGCGTCTGTCGCcccttgcgcagcagggcGGTGTCCTTACCACGGCCTCGATTGGCGCCGAGGCATTGgccgaccgcctcggcaagtACGCCGGAGTTACCATCGAGTCGGCCAATATCACCGGGTCGGCCGAcccgagcgccgtgctgAAGCAATAGTTAAATTAGACCGTTAATTTGTGCACAGACCATATTGTGGCGCCCATGTACGACGTCGTGCTGTACGGAGCAACGGGCTTTACCGGCGGCTTTGCCGCGCAGTACCTTGCCGAGCATCCCCAAAAGCCGCGCATTGCGTTTGCCGGCCGCAACCTCGCCAAggtgcgcgcggtgcgcgacggcctcgTGCATGTGTCGAAAGAGCGCATCGAGTCCATCGACCTCCTCGAGGCGTCGGCGGACGACAAGGAGAGCCTCCAGCGcatggcgcgctcggccaaggcggtGATCAATGCTGTAGGGCCGTActcgctgctcggcggcttTGACGTCGCCCAGGCCGTagccgaggccggcggGGGGTACGTCGACCTCACGGGCGAGTCCAACGTCTTTGAGCGCTATGTCAAGGAGCTCACGCCGGTCGCACAGCAGACCAAGGCGGTGCTCGTGCCGTCGTCCGGCTTTGACTGCCTTCCGTTTGACCTGACCACGTACTTTGCCGTGCAAGAGGTGAAGAAGAAGCTGGGGGCAGATGCAGACATCGACCGCGTAGTGTGTGGCTACGACATTGGCGGCTCAGTGTCGGGgggcacgctcgcgagcaTGGTCAACAAGGaccccgaggcgctcaagtTTACGCGCCCATACTGGCTGAGCCCGGTGCAGGGCACCATGACGGCCAAGATCATCAACGCGCTTCCTCTGCCCCAGTTTGCCAAAAAGTCGGGTGCATTCACCTTCCTCACCGCGCACAACCTGCGAGTGGTGAACCGCTCGTGGGGCCTCTTGCAGGACGCCCAGTCGCCGCACCGCTACGGGCGGACGTTCCAGTACTTTGAAGGCGTCACGCGCCCGTCGaagctcgcggcgtgcatCGCCTCGAGTGTCGTGCGCCTCATCGTCTGGCTCCTGCTGCATGTGTCACTATTCGGCAAGCTACTTATGCGCTCCGTTCCGCagggcaccggcgcgccgatggAGAAACAGCTCCAGGGCTTCCTCAACatgcgcacggtcgcctacggcagcgacggccgcaCCCAGGGCCTCGCCGTGATGAAGGTCAAGGGCGACCCCGGCTACCTCAAGACGGGCGCGTTCATCTCGGAGGTCGCACTGGCCATCGCCCTggaccgcgagcgcctctcGCCCCTCGGACAAAAGGGCGGGGTCTTAACCCCGGCGACGGTCGGCGCTGAcgtggtcgtcgagcgcctcgcccaaTACGGCGGCGGAATTTCGCTtcaggcggccgacgcgacGCATGGGGACTTGACCCAGCTTCTGGCGTAGGAAATAGGGAGCATGTGAAAGTAGTAGTGCATTTGCGCACAGCGAATGTGGGGAAATAGATCGAATGTATTAAGACCGATCTAGGATGCAATGTCCGAGGGGGGGCAAGGTATAAAGAAGGGCAGCTGAGCATGTAGGAACGGTATACAATGGCGACGCACGAGTACGACATTGTCCTCTACGGTGCGACGGGCTTTACCGGCAAGTTTGTGGCGCAgtacctcgccgagcaccctCAGGTGCCGCGcattgcgctcgccgggcgCAATGCGTCCAAGGTGCGCGCGGTACGCGACGGTCTCGTGAACGTGACCAAGGAGCGTATCGAGAGCAtcgggctcgtcgaggcgtcGGCGGGCGACAAGGCGAgtctgcagcgcctcgctgccTTGGCCAAGGTCGTGATCAACACCGTCGGACCTTTTGGCCAGCTGGGCGGCTTTGACGTTGCCAAGGCGGCGGCTGAAGCGGGCACGGGCTACGTTGACTTGACTGGCGAGTCGGACGTGTATGCAGACGAGGTCAAAGGCATTCATGCGATCGCCCAAAAGACCAATGCGGTGATCATCCCCTCGTCGGGCTTTGACTGCCTTCCTTTTGACTTGTCGACGTACTTTGCGGTCCAAGAAGTAAAAAAGGTGCTGGGCCCCGACGCCGAGATCGACCATGTGCTACTGGGCTACGACGTCAAGGGGTCCGTGTCGGGCGGCACGTTTGCGAGCGCGCTGAGCATGGCCAAGCATCCTTATGCGCTGTCGTACTCGCACCCCTACTGGTTCAGCCCTGTGCAGGGCGTGATGAAGACCCAGCCGTACAAGACA
This region of Malassezia japonica chromosome 8, complete sequence genomic DNA includes:
- a CDS encoding uncharacterized protein (EggNog:ENOG503NWT8; antiSMASH:Cluster_1; COG:I; TransMembrane:1 (o271-292i)), translating into MYDVVVYGATGFTGQLTAQYLAEHPQAPAVALAGRNHAKLQKVRDALTGISDERRASIALVVASAEDAASIQALARSAKVVIDTVGPYAKLGGFEVARAVVEAGAGYVDLAGESIYCARLVQELHKRAQATHAVLVPSSGFDVLPFDLAAYFAVQEVKKALGPDADVDHVSCGFDVRASVSGGTLATMASMRTHPELLQYKHPYLLSPVQGTLQPKLFRSRWLPQFAKSGAYSLFAPHNTRVVSRSWGLLEEAHLPNRYGSTFRYLEAIAMPFHALAIIASLVFPIIAWLLVHIPHIDKLFAALAPPGTGASMATMRKGYANLRTMAYGRDGKTQALSVFRVQGDPGYLKTAAFLAETALTLALEKERLSPLARQGGVLTPATIGAEALAARLGQYAGVVIRSAPVPPGTDPATVLVEA
- a CDS encoding uncharacterized protein (EggNog:ENOG503NWT8; antiSMASH:Cluster_1; COG:I; TransMembrane:1 (o280-302i)), translated to MSPATPFDVVLYGATGFTGSLTAQYLAVHPQAPKVAFAGRNLEKLRNVRDKLTNVSKERLESIELIEASASDYASLQRLAASAKVVINMVGPYGQLGGFEVAKAAAEAGKGYVDLTGESDVFEHIAKDLHAVAKQTKAVLVPSSGFDSMPFDLSTYFAVQEVKKIMGPAADVDHVVCGYLVKGTMSGGTLASAVSMRDHPDALKYNKPYLFSPVQGSLVPKVAFSRWLPQFNKYGSFSLFTPHNTRVVSRTWGLLEEARLPVRYGSTFRYLEGFVAPSKFAAIAASTIFQILAWLIFQFAFVGNFLKKLVPQGTGGSMEKQLQGFANVRTVAYGRDGKTQGLSVFRVKGDPGYLKTAAFISETALTLALEKERLSPLAQQGGVLTTASIGAEALADRLGKYAGVTIESANITGSADPSAVLKQ
- a CDS encoding uncharacterized protein (EggNog:ENOG503NWT8; TransMembrane:1 (o278-297i); antiSMASH:Cluster_1; COG:I), with product MYDVVLYGATGFTGGFAAQYLAEHPQKPRIAFAGRNLAKVRAVRDGLVHVSKERIESIDLLEASADDKESLQRMARSAKAVINAVGPYSLLGGFDVAQAVAEAGGGYVDLTGESNVFERYVKELTPVAQQTKAVLVPSSGFDCLPFDLTTYFAVQEVKKKLGADADIDRVVCGYDIGGSVSGGTLASMVNKDPEALKFTRPYWLSPVQGTMTAKIINALPLPQFAKKSGAFTFLTAHNLRVVNRSWGLLQDAQSPHRYGRTFQYFEGVTRPSKLAACIASSVVRLIVWLLLHVSLFGKLLMRSVPQGTGAPMEKQLQGFLNMRTVAYGSDGRTQGLAVMKVKGDPGYLKTGAFISEVALAIALDRERLSPLGQKGGVLTPATVGADVVVERLAQYGGGISLQAADATHGDLTQLLA
- a CDS encoding uncharacterized protein (EggNog:ENOG503NWT8; antiSMASH:Cluster_1; COG:I; TransMembrane:1 (o276-295i)), whose product is MATHEYDIVLYGATGFTGKFVAQYLAEHPQVPRIALAGRNASKVRAVRDGLVNVTKERIESIGLVEASAGDKASLQRLAALAKVVINTVGPFGQLGGFDVAKAAAEAGTGYVDLTGESDVYADEVKGIHAIAQKTNAVIIPSSGFDCLPFDLSTYFAVQEVKKVLGPDAEIDHVLLGYDVKGSVSGGTFASALSMAKHPYALSYSHPYWFSPVQGVMKTQPYKTRFLPQFNKSGSYTMFAPHNTRVVNRSWGLQEEAHLPTHYGPEFRYLEAEVSWSSLGAFLVSCKFLLATWMFNNMPFIGRMAQTVLPQGSGSSLEEQLKGHAKLRTIAYGRDGKTKGLSVFSVQGDPGYYKTGAFLSESALAIALDKDRLTPMAHRGGVLTWATAGPEVVMERLVKYGGVTFGAADITNEANPSKVLA